A region of Diceros bicornis minor isolate mBicDic1 chromosome 9, mDicBic1.mat.cur, whole genome shotgun sequence DNA encodes the following proteins:
- the LOC131410399 gene encoding small ribosomal subunit protein mS31-like has product MHLSRTKNNIQRYFGTNSVIYGKKDEQSIPTQEISKETESQDSVKENRNKDLSHIIKGVKVELSTVNVQTAKPPSRRQLKSLEATVGRPQRAPGGAPKERSESLSPELVAAASAVADSLPFDKQTTKSELLRQLQQHWEDSRAQKDGERTKIR; this is encoded by the exons atgcaTCTTTCTAGGACAAAAAATAATATCCAAAGATATTTTGGCACTAACAGTGTGATTTATGGCAAGAAAGATGAGCAGTCTATTCCAACCCAGGAGATTTCCAAGGAGACAGAGAGCCAAGACAGTGTAAAGGAGAATAGGAACAAAGACTTGTCACATATTATTAAGGGCGTGAAAGTTGAATTAAGCACAGTAAATGTACAAACAGCAAAGCCGCCCAGCAGAAGACAACTGAAAAGTTTGGAGGCCACAGTTGGCAGGCCTCAGAGAGCTCCAGGAGGTGCCCCAAAGGAGAG AAGCGAGTCCCTGAGTCCTGAGTTGGTGGCCGCTGCATCTGCTGTTGCAGATTCTCTCCCTTTTGACAAGCAGACAACCAAGTCGGAGCTGCTCAGGCAGCTCCAGCAGCACTGGGAAGACTCAAGGGCacagaaagatggagaaagaacTAAAATTAG GTAA